AACTAGACAAGGTGCGTGGGCAAGCTAGTAAGGACACCAcagttattaaaaaaatagatcaaCTGATCTTAGATACCACTTAAATCTGGCTGATCAAAATGGGCGCTTAAGATAATAGTTCATGAAATTAGTGCACAAAGAGTTACAATTCCCTTTTTCTCAAGCTCAAGGTCAAATATATGCAGCCGTGCAGGGTTTACTGTTTGTTAATTTTCCATTCCAAAATTTAcatctctccttttttttttaaataattgtttTCTTCATAACTCGTGGTTTGTGGATctggataatttttaaaatctaattaATCAATTGCTGTCATTGTTAATCCACCTTATGGATAGAACAGTGCTTGAGTTAAAGTTGGAGGTCCTTACATAACTGACAAACTCTGTCTTGTTGTTGTAAGTGATCCATCAGGTGCCCTCCTTTAAAGTTCTGCGTATCTAAATGGACGCACTTTCAACTGAAGATTCTATTATGAAGAGTACAGAATTGATATccaagaagaaaagaaaaagggcgAGGCAGAGGGCTAACAGAAAGGTAAGACAGCAAAGGTTGGGTCAAATGCTGAAAAATGTGGCGGCTCCTAAAAGTGAAGAAAGTTCCGTTGAAGATGCTGCTAATTTAGAGAATTATGAAGCTCAATTGCTTCCTCTAGGACATCTGGAAATACAAACAGAATCGACCACAACTCTTTTGGAAAAGAGTCctgttaagaaaaaaagaagaaagaaaagaagtggGATGAAGGCGTTGAACAAAAAAGTTGACCTTTGTAGCATGGATCAGAACAATGTTCCCTCAAATCCAAGTATGCTGGATAGTAAGCATGGAGAAGTAGAAAATGGTCTACTCAATCCAAATATTTCCATTGAAGACGTGGCTAGTTTAGAGAGTTCTGATGCACAATTGCTTCCTCTAGGACATCTAGATATACAAACAGAAGCGACCACAACTCTTTTGGAAAAGAGTCCTGTtaagaaaaagagaaggaaGAAAAGAAGTGTGATGAAGGCGTTGAAAAATTCAGAGTTAATCATGCAAGTTCATTCAGCTCCTATAAGCCCAGGTGATTTCTGCATGACAAGGGGACTTCGTTTGAAGAGAAAACTTCTCATCCTTGATGTTAATGGGCTACTTGCTGATGTAGTCAATCCACCGCCAAAAGATTGTAAGCCCAACGCATGTTTCGCAAGACGGGCAAGTGAGAATGAATGATTTAGTTTTGATTTAATTGCTTAAATAACCTTTTGAGTTTCATTCACATGATAAAGAAACATATGGTTCTTATACAAAAATACTTGTCACTTTGTTTGCAGTATTTAAGAGACCCTACTGTAATGATTTTCTGAAATTTTGCTTTGAGAGATTTGACGTGGGCATCTGGTCTTCTAGATCCAAGTAATCCTTGATTTTGAATTGCTTCTTGAGTTTGTCACTTGGATCTTTTATGTTTACCCCAGTTAATGATTTAAGTTCCTTTAATGCATTTTATGGTTTAATTTTGCATAAacatttagtggaatatatgtTTGTGCAGGAAGATCATTGTTAAAGTGGTTGATTATTTATTGGGAAACACGAAGAACAAGTTGTTATTTTGTTGGGTAAGCTTTCTTCCTTCCAAAAATAGTTCCATATCGCTCCTTCTAGTTGGACCCTTAAATTCGTCTTCCAGACAGCAGAAAAGTGACAAAAATAAAAGCAAAGAAAAAGGAGTATGACTCCCCATCATTATTTCTTTGCTTGGGGAAAGATTCAATTTCCTTTGTGGTCTTTTGGCTATGATCTACGCTGATGCTTAAGGAACTCTTGTGCTCTGCCTGATTGTCAGGTCTCTGATAGATCATTGTGATTTTACAATTCCTTCCCGAGCATGAGACTAATATTACCAAATGCATGAACACATGGGCTGTTTTTCCCCTTTTGGATTTAGGGTTTAGAATATATT
The sequence above is a segment of the Solanum dulcamara chromosome 11, daSolDulc1.2, whole genome shotgun sequence genome. Coding sequences within it:
- the LOC129873910 gene encoding uncharacterized protein LOC129873910, whose protein sequence is MDALSTEDSIMKSTELISKKKRKRARQRANRKVRQQRLGQMLKNVAAPKSEESSVEDAANLENYEAQLLPLGHLEIQTESTTTLLEKSPVKKKRRKKRSGMKALNKKVDLCSMDQNNVPSNPSMLDSKHGEVENGLLNPNISIEDVASLESSDAQLLPLGHLDIQTEATTTLLEKSPVKKKRRKKRSVMKALKNSELIMQVHSAPISPGDFCMTRGLRLKRKLLILDVNGLLADVVNPPPKDCKPNACFARRAIFKRPYCNDFLKFCFERFDVGIWSSRSKKIIVKVVDYLLGNTKNKLLFCWDMSHSTQTMFKTLENKHKPLVCKELSKVWDRYDPNLPWERGDYDESNTLLLDDSPYKALLNPVHTAIFPHSYNFKAENDNSLGPGGDLRIYLEEILKAEHVQKYVEQHPFGQQPIDQTSSDWNFYSDVLCSLLGPRTIDLTSSEELLKS